The Medicago truncatula cultivar Jemalong A17 chromosome 4, MtrunA17r5.0-ANR, whole genome shotgun sequence genome includes a region encoding these proteins:
- the LOC11413931 gene encoding coatomer subunit gamma codes for MAQPLIKKDDDRDDEDNYSPFLGIEKGAVLQEARVFNDPQLDARRCSQVITKLLYLLNQGETFTKVEATEVFFSVTKLFQSRDLGLRRMVYLIIKELSPSADEVIIVTSSLMKDMNSKTDMYRANAIRVLCRITDGTLLTQIERYLKQAIVDKNPVVASAALVSGIHLLQTNPEIVKRWSNEVQEAVQSRAALVQFHALALLHQIRQNDRLAVSKLVTSLTRGSVRSPLAQCLLIRYTSQVIRESGNITQSGERPFYDFLESCLRHKSEMVIFEAAKAITDLNGVTSRELTPAITVLQLFLSSSKPVLRFAAVRTLNKVAMTHPMAVTNCNIDMESLISDQNRSIATLAITTLLKTGNESSVDRLMKQITNFMSDIADEFKIVVVEAIRSLCLKFPLKYRSLMNFLSNILREEGGFDYKKAIVDSIVILIRDIPDAKESGLLHLCEFIEDCEFTYLSTQILHFLGIEGPKTLDPSKYIRYIYNRVHLENATVRASAVSTLAKFGASVDGLKPRIFVLLRRCLFDSDDEVRDRATLYLNTLGGDTEIDNDAKDFLFGSLDIPLVNLETSLKKYEPSEEAFDINLVPKEVKSQPLAEKKAPGKKPTGGLGAPPSGPPSTVDSYEKQLLSIPEFANFGKPFKSSAPVELTEAETEYAVNVVKHIFDTHVVFQYNCTNTIPEQLLEDVIVVVDASEAEEFSQVISKPLRSLPYDSPGQIFVAFEKPEGLPTSGKFSNILRFIVKEVDPTSGEAEDDGVEDEYQLEDLEVVAADYILKVGVSNFRNAWESMDPDSERVDEYGLGPREGLSEAVNTVITLLGMQPCEGTEVVPPNSRSHTCLLSGVFIGGVKVLVRLSFGLDGAKDVAMKLAVRSDDVTVSDAIHEIVASG; via the exons ATGGCTCAGCCGCTTATCAAGAAGGACGATGACCGTGACGACGAAG ATAATTACTCCCCTTTTTTGGGGATTGAAAAGGGGGCTGTTCTTCAAGAGGCCCGGGTTTTTAATGATCCACAACTAGATGCTAGGAGATGTTCACAG GTTATCACAAAACTGTTATACCTACTGAATCAGGGAGAGACATTTACAAAG GTTGAAGCCACAGAAGTTTTCTTTTCTGTTACCAAGCTTTTCCAGTCTCGAGATCTTGGGTTAAGGAGAATGGTGTACCTGATTATAAAGGAACTCTCCCCCTCAGCGGACGAG gttatTATCGTCACGAGTTCTCTCATGAAGGACATGAATAGTAAGACTGATATGTATAGGGCAAATGCCATTCGTGTGCTTTGTCGGATCACGGATGGGACCCTCCTTACCCAAATTGAGCGGTATTTGAAACAAGCAATTGTAGACAAAAATCCAGTTGTTGCAAGTGCGGCCCTAGTTAGTGGTATTCATCTACTCCag ACAAATCCTGAGATTGTAAAAAGGTGGAGCAATGAGGTTCAGGAAGCTGTACAATCAAGAGCAGCTCTTGTACAATTTCACGCACTGGCCTTGCTACATCAG ATACGGCAGAATGATCGACTAGCAGTTAGCAAGCTGGTTACCAGCTTGACAAGGGGAAGTGTTCGCTCACCTTTGGCCCAATGTCTCTTGATCCGTTATACAAGTCAG GTTATTCGTGAGTCGGGAAATATTACACAATCAGGGGAACGACCCTTCTATGATTTTCTTGAAAGTTGCCTTCGTCACAAGTCAGAAATGGTGATTTTTGAAGCTGCTAAGGCAATTACAGACCTTAATGGTGTAACTAGCCGGGAATTAACTCCAGCAATTACTGTTCTTCAGCTCTTCCTAAGTTCTTCCAAGCCAGTATTGAGATTTGCTGCTGTCCGCACCTTGAACAAG GTGGCAATGACACATCCAATGGCAGTCACCAACTGCAACATTGATATGGAAAGTTTAATCTCTGACCAGAACAGAAGCATTGCCACACTTGCTATTACTACTCTTTTGAAGACAGGAAATGAATCAAGTGTGGATCGCCTTATGAAGCAGATTACAAATTTCATGTCTGATATTGCTGATGAGttcaaaattgttgttgttgaagcaATAAGATCATTGTGCTTGAAGTTTCCTTTAAAATATAGATCTCT GATGAATTTCCTGAGTAACATTCTTAGGGAAGAAGGTGGTTTCGATTACAAGAAAGCAATTGTCGACTCAATAGTGATTCTTATTAGAGATATCCCTGATGCTAAGGAAAGTGGGTTACTTCATCTTTGTGAGTTCATCGAAGATTGTGAATTCACTTACCTGTCGACACAG ATACTCCACTTCCTTGGAAttgaaggaccaaaaacattGGACCCCAGCAAATATATTCGGTATATTTATAACAGAGTACATCTCGAGAATGCAACTGTAAGGGCCAGTGCTGTGAGCACACTAGCCAAATTTGGTGCTTCTGTTGATGGATTAAAG CCCCGCATATTTGTTCTGCTAAGGCGATGTCTTTTTGACAGTGATGACGAG GTTCGTGATAGAGCCACACTTTATCTTAACACACTTGGAGGTGATACTGAGATTGATAATGATGCGAAGGACTTCCTCTTCGGCTCACTTGATATCCCGCTCGTCAATCTGGAGACTAGTTTGAAAAAATAC GAGCCTTCGGAAGAGGCTTTTGACATTAATTTGGTGCCCAAGGAGGTCAAGTCTCAGCCTCTTGCAGAGAAGAAAGCCCCTGGTAAAAAGCCAACTGGTGGTTTGGGTGCTCCTCCTAGTGGGCCCCCATCCACCGTagattcatatgaaaagcaacTTCTGTCAATTCCTGAGTTTGCAAACTTTGGGAAGCCTTTTAAG TCCTCAGCACCTGTGGAGCTTACTGAAGCAGAGACAGAATATGCAGTTAATgttgttaaacacatttttgaTACACATGTTGTGTTTCAGTACAACTGCACAAACACAATACCCGAACAACTATTGGAAGAT GTTATTGTAGTTGTGGATGCTTCAGAAGCAGAAGAATTTTCTCAGGTGATCTCCAAGCCCCTCAGATCTCTTCCTTATGATTCACCTGGGCAGATTTTTGTGGCGTTTGAGAAGCCTGAGGGATTGCCAACATCTGGAAAGTTTTCTAACATTCTGAGATTTATTGTTAAAGAG GTTGACCCAACCTCTGGTGAGGCTGAAGATGATGGCGTTGAAGATGAATACCAGCTGGAGGATCTAGAGGTTGTTGCGGCAGATTACATATTGAAAGTGGGGGTGTCTAATTTCAGGAACGCATGGGAAAGCATGGACCCTGATTCTGAACGAGTGGATGAATACGGTCTTGGCCCAAGGGAAGGCTTGTCTGAAGCTGTAAATACTGTCATCACTCTTCTTGGCATGCAACCTTGTGAG GGCACAGAGGTCGTCCCACCTAATTCAAGGTCACACACATGCTTATTGTCGGGTGTATTCATAGGGGGTGTGAAGGTACTTGTGCGGCTGTCTTTTGGACTTGATGGTGCAAAGGATGTTGCAATGAAACTGGCTGTCAGATCTGATGATGTAACTGTCAGTGATGCCATCCATGAGATTGTGGCAAGCGGTTAG